One Sphingobacteruim zhuxiongii DNA window includes the following coding sequences:
- a CDS encoding winged helix-turn-helix domain-containing protein: MSLDLTLYDKVLENRVRLQIMGILMANEFYDFNSFKELLAVTDGNLASNLKSLEKEGYITVTKTFIDRKPNTRYNKTEKGQQAFENHLIALEQIIKQQYT; encoded by the coding sequence GTGAGTTTGGATTTAACGTTATATGATAAGGTTTTAGAGAATAGAGTTCGTCTTCAAATTATGGGAATATTGATGGCGAATGAATTCTATGACTTTAATTCTTTTAAAGAATTGTTAGCGGTGACGGATGGGAATCTAGCGTCGAACTTGAAAAGTTTGGAGAAGGAGGGGTATATTACGGTAACGAAGACTTTCATCGATCGGAAACCCAATACACGCTATAACAAGACTGAAAAGGGTCAGCAAGCTTTTGAAAATCATTTAATTGCGCTTGAGCAAATAATCAAGCAACAGTATACATAA